Sequence from the Wielerella bovis genome:
GTAAACAATATATGATTCAAAAAAAGGCAGCCTGAAAAATACATCAAACAGCCTTTTATAGCATCTATGTTTTATCTGATTAATTTTGCTCCAATTGTCTGATTTTCCAATCAAACACAAATGTCCCAAATGGCAAAACCGCAGCAAATAAGCCAACCAAAAACCACATAATTGACCAATTTTTCCGATGACAGGTCATCAGTAAAACGACCACAAACGCTAAAAATAACACGCCATGTGCCATACCCACATAAGGCACCAATGCGCCATTGTTGAACATATATTTCATCGGCATTGCCACACAAGTTAGCAGTAAAAACGACACACCTTCGGCAAATCCAACCATTCTCAATATTTTCATATTTTTTATTTGTCCTTAAAAAACCGTGCATTATAACTAAATATAATGATAACGCAAGATTATTAAGGCAGCCTGAAAACAATAAAAAAGCTCAAACAATATTTTGTTTGAGCTTTTTGTGTTGTTGAGCGTTATAAATTATAAGTTAGCTTCAGTATCAACCAAAGAACGGCGAGCCAAAGCCAAGTTTGATTTAGAACGATCCAATACTGAATATAAGAACAAGCCATCATGTTTAGTCAAAGGACGCAACAAATGGTATTGTTTACCCAAAGTAATCAAAATGTCTTCAATGCTGTCTTTCAAACCCAACATTTGCATAGTTTTCATTTTTGCACGCATCACTTCGGTGTTACCCGCAGCAGCGATTTCCAAGTCGATAGCAGCAGAACCGCCACCAGCTAACAGCATGCCACTAGAAAAGTCCACAACGGCAGCAGCTAATGCGCCATCAACGTTCAACATTTGAGATACGGCGTTATCGTAGTTCATTCTTAAAGGCTCCTAATATATAAAAAATCATATTAAACCACCAGAAGGGCAGTCCATCAATATAAAATAAGGTGTATGCTTCAAAAGAAGTTACCGCATAACCTAAAACGGTTACCAGGTTCCCACTTACCAGCTTATTTCTGCTGATTTGTTTTGCTGCCTAGAAACTGGAAAGAATTATAAGACTAGGCGTTGTTTTAGTAAAGTTTATTACAAGATAACAATTTAATCTTAAACTCTAAATGGGTAATTAACGGAAATATTCTATCTGATTTATAGGCTTTAAATTTTATAAAATTACTAAATAATGAGTGGGTTAGCATTTATCTACATTATTTTTTAAGATTGTTTATACTTGTATAATCCAATACGATAGTAATGTAAATATGATAAAATAAAAACAATTTTCTGTTTTTGGTGTTGGCAATTATGCAACACATACTTTTTTCTTTCCTAAATTTACATTTTCATGATTATGCAACAAGATAAAATTTTGATTTTGGATTTCGGCTCGCAAGTTACCCAACTGATTGCACGCCGTGTCCGCGAAGCCCACGTTTACTGCGAATTGCACCCCTATGATATGCCTATTGATGAAATTAAGGCATTTAATCCAAAAGGAATTATTCTTTCAGGCAGCCCACAATCGGTTTACGATGACGCGAATTACCATGCCGATACCGCCTTGTTTGAATTGGACGTACCCGTTTTGGGGATTTGCTACGGCATGCAATTTATGGCGCACCATTTGGGTGGCTCAGTGGAAGCGGGTAATCAGCGCGAATTTGGTTACGCGCAAGTCAAAACCATTGATTGCGAACTCACGCGCGGCATTTTTGACAATCAACCCAATCATTTAGATGTGTGGATGAGTCATGGCGACAAAGTTGTGAAATTGCCTGACGGTTTTGTGGTTATTGGCGACACGCCATCTTGTCCGATTGCGATGATGGAACATGCCGAAAAACAATTCTATGGTATTCAATTCCACCCCGAAGTTACCCACACCAAACAAGGTAAAGCCTTGATTAACCGCTTTGTTTTGGAAATTTGTGGCGCAACACCAAGCTGGACAATGCCCAATTACATTGACGAAGCCATCGCCAAAATCCGCGCCCAAGTCGGCTCGGACGAAGTGATTTTGGGCTTGTCGGGCGGTGTGGACAGTTCGGTGGCGGCAGCCTTGATTCATCGCGCGATTGGCGACCAACTGACTTGCGTTTTCGTAGACCATGGCTTGTTGCGTTTGAACGAAGCGGAAAATGTGATGAATATGTTTGCGCGCAATTTGGGCGTGAAAGTCATTCATGTGGACGCGAGCGAACAATTTATGGCGAAACTCGCTGGCGTAACCGACCCAGAGCGCAAACGCAAAATCATCGGCGCGGAATTTATTGAAGTATTTGACGCAGAAGAGAAAAAATTGACCAACGCCAAATGGTTGGCACAAGGCACGATTTACCCAGACGTGATTGAATCCGCAGGCGCGAAAACCAACAAAGCCCACGCGATTAAATCGCACCACAATGTAGGCGGGCTGCCTGAAAACATGAAATTGCAACTGCTTGAACCTTTGCGCGATTTGTTCAAAGACGAAGTGCGCGAATTGGGCGTGGCATTGGGTTTGCCACGTGAAATGGTGTACCGCCACCCCTTCCCTGGACCGGGTTTGGGCGTGCGGATTTTGGGCGAAGTGAAACGCGAGTATGCCGATTTATTGCGCCAAGCCGATGACATTTTCATTCAAGAATTACGCAATACGTTTAATGACAAAGGCGAATCTTGGTACGATTTGACCAGTCAAGCGTTTGCCGTTTTCCTGCCTGTGAAATCGGTGGGCGTGATGGGCGATGGGCGCACTTATGATTATGTGGTCGCGCTCCGTGCGGTGGTGACCAGCGATTTCATGACGGCGCATTGGGCGGAATTGCCATACAGTTTGCTGGGCAAGGTTTCCAATCGCATTATCAATGAAATCAAAGGGATTAACCGCGTGGTGTATGACGTGAGCGGTAAACCGCCTGCCACGATTGAGTGGGAATAATCTATAAAAATATTCAGGCTGCCTGAAACCTTTGCATAATCCTAAATTTGAGTGTAGTTTAAAATGATGGTATTACAGAATGCACAGGTATCGCATTTAAGATAGACAAACATTCGAGAAATGCATTACAAAGAAATAGATTCAAAGATAAGAGTTTTGCATAGGTTTCAGGCTGCCTTTCATTCAAATTAATACATTTGCACCGTTGCATTTACTGTTTGACGAATTTCACGCTTGCCCGCACTCGTTTGCATCACATCAGTCGCCTGATATTTTGCAGACATATTACGCATGGAAGCCGTCATAGGTGCAGCCATCATCACACTCTCACTATTTTCAAACGATTGATTTAAATCCACACGCACAATTTTATAAGCCGAAAAACCCAACGAACGACTCATATTTTGCGCACGCAGCCTGAAAGCCTGCAATGCCTGCTCACTGGCTTGATTGACTGCATCTTCATGTTTTTTAGGCGAAACCGAGAAATACACATTATCCAACATCGCATCATTCTGACTATCCGCCGCCAATTTGCTCAACGCATCAAAATCCGTACTTTTCACACGAATTTCTGCTGTATCCGTCCAACTTGTAATCACGCGCTTATCATTATATTCAGGATAAACACTGCGATTACCTGATTCCACTTCAAACGTTTTATTACTACGCGCACGCGCCAATACCGCATTGACACGACGACTCACCCTATTACTCACCTCTACACGAGATTTACCCGTTTCCATAACTCGCAACACAATATTCATCGTGTCATTATCCACACTGAAACTCGCACTCTCACGAAATGATAACACGTTATAATGCAGCTCTTCCGCCGCCACAGGTGTGGTAAAAACACCCATTAATAACATTGCTATGCCTATTTTTTTCATCATCGTAATCCTTTAAAAAACAAAAATAAAATTATTCAGGCAGCCTGAAACATTCAAACTTTATCAAAAATAACATTTCACAGCAAACTCATTTCTTCAAAACGTGGTATGATGCGCGACTTTGCAAAACACAACTTTCCATCAATTTATAAAAGGACGAAAGAAATAATATGGCAAAATTAACCGAACAAGACATCATTGCATGGAACGGTCCCGAATCCGACTACATGAATGAAGACCATATGGCATTTTTCCGTGAATTGCTGGTTAAACAACAAGATGAATTAATCAACCGAGCAGATGAGACCACGTCTCATATGCAAGAACACGAAGCCGCACCTGACCCAACAGACCGCGCTTCACAAGAAGAAGAATATGCCTTGGAATTGCGCACACGCGACCGTGAACGCAAACTACTGGCAAAAATTCAAGCATCGTTGCGCGACATTGACGAAGGCGAATACGGATTCTGCCGCGACACAGGTGAACCCATTGGTTTACGTCGCCTGTTGGCGCGTCCAACCGCAACCTTGTCCGTAGAAGCACAAGAACGCCGTGAACAAATGAAAAAACAATTTGCTGACTAAAAATATTAGGCAGCCTGAAAAAATACCCGATAATTGATTTATCGGGTCTTTTCATATTTTCAGGCTGCCTATAAACAAAAACTCTGTAATTATATTTTTGACAAAATTATCATGACCGCACCCAACCACTACGAAAATTTCCCCGTAGGCTCCATCATCCTACCGCGAAAATTGCGCCGCCCCATACATGCTATTTATGCTTTCGCTCGCACTGCAGACGACATTGCCGATGAAGGTAATGCCACCATCGCCCAACGCCAACAACAATTAAATGAATTAAAAACTGAATTAGACCGCATTGCGCAAGGTAGGCTGCCTGAAACCGAACTCATGCAACAACTTTATGAACGTGCCATCACTCCACACCAAATTCCCCTGCAACCATTCTACGACTTACTATCCGCCTTTCATCAAGATACCGGGAAAACACGTTACCAAAATTTCGGCGAATTAGTAGATTACGCACGCCGTTCTGCCAATCCAGTTGGGCGGCTCATGTTGCATCTATATGGCGAGCATCATCCACAATCCATTGCCCAAAGTGATGGCATTTGTACCGCCTTGCAACTTATCAACTTTTGGCAAGATATCGCGATTGATTGGCAAAAAAATCGCGTTTATCTGCCACAAGATGATATGCAAAAATTCAACGTTAGCGAAACAGACATTGCCGCAAATAAAATCACACCTCAACTACGCAAACTGATTGCGTATGAATGCAATAAAGCACGCAAAATGCTTCACGCAGGCGCACCACTTGGCAAAACGCTTAAAGGAAGATTAGGTTTTGAATTACGGATGATTATTTTAGGTGGCGATTGCATCTTACAAAAAATGGCTGAAAACCACTATGATGTATTTTTACAACGCCCAGCACTAGACAAACGCGATTGGCTGATATTAATTAAACGCGCTTTTTTAAAGAAATAAAATTCTAATCTAATTAAGAATATGAAAATATTGTTTTAAAAATTGACCCTAAATCCTAGTTTTGTTTGTTAAACATGCCTATTTATCATAGATAATATTTGCTTAAAAATGCGCAAAATCTACATGTTTTAATAAATTTAACCAAAAACAAGATGATAGTCCTTTGACAAGTCTATTAAAACAGAACATAATTCATCTTGTCCAGTCGCTACAACGGTTGGATATTTCTCCTCTATTTCTCCTTTGTAGACTTTGCGCATACTTTCGAGTATGCGCCTTTTTTTGCTTTATTACTTTGCGCTAAATCAAATAATAAGCATTTAAAAATATTTATATATTATTTTCTTCATTTAAGTTTGGAATAGTAACTTTTAAATATAATTCAAATCAATTATTTAAATTAGAAATTAGCAATGTATTGCTTACACTGTATTATTTTTGCAAACGGAAACCTGTGCAAAATCTGAAACGGCAGATTGAATTTTTGAATACAATATTTTTTAAAATTAACAATTATTTGTTTTTATTAAAAAATATGGGATATAAATATCTAATCTATGAATTTTCAGGCAGCCTGAAACCTTTGCAAAACTCCTAAAATTTTATATTTAAAAATTTTAATTTTTTGAATTTTAAGAAATTTATTTTTCAAGAAAGTTCAAAAAATAGGGTTTTGCAAAGGTTTTAGCCTAAATGGGTTTTACAAAAGTTTCTGTCTGGAAGTTTTAGAACCTGTGTTTATATCTTGATAGTTGAATTGTATGGCTACACTTTTAAAAGCAGGTTACTTTTACTCGATTCAGAAATTAAAGATGGTTGTAAGAAAATGGTGGATACAAGAATTTGACCTACATATATTATATTAACTCTTATAATGAATAAGCGTTATATTTTATTTTAAAATTAATTGGTTGGAATAGAAATAGGCGACAGCCTGAAAAAACGCTATAATTCCGACCAAATTTTTAAACCCTTTATTAGGAATAAATATGAAAAAACAATTCGTTTTAACTGTATTAGCAACTTCTTTGTTTTTGGCGGCGTGTAATCAACAAATGAGTGGTACGCCAACCTCTGCTTCTGGTGCAGCGGCGGCTTCTGTGCCTGTTGGTTTGGAAACGGAAAGCAAACAATTAGGCTATATGTTGGGCTATGAATTTGCGCAAAGTATGCAATTGGATACGTTGAAAAAAAATGGGATTGAGGTTGATAGTAAAGCATTAATTGAAGCTTTGAATGAACAAATGGATGGTAAACCTTCGCGTGTATCGCCAGAACAAGCTGACATCGTGATGAAGAGCATCAGAGAAAAAGTGATGGCGGTGGCGGCTAAACAAGCAAGTGAAGCGATTGTTGCTGGCGAAAAATTCTTGGCTGAAAATAAAACCAAAGAGGGTGTGAAAACAACCGATTCTGGTTTGCAATATAAAGTAAATAAAGAAGGTAATGGCGCACAAGCTGCATTGGGCGACTTGGTTAGTGTGGAATATGAAGGTCGTTTAACCGATGGTACAGTATTTGATAGTACTCAAGAACATGGGGGTACGCCATTCGCGGTTCCATTGATTGAAGGCACAGTCATTAAAGGTTGGACAGAAGGTTTGCAATTAATGAAAGAGGGTGGCGAATATACGGTGTATGTTCCTGCTGCTTTGGCTTATGGTGCACAATCGCCATCGCCTAAAATTCCAGCTAATTCGGTTTTGGTGTTTGACATGAAAATCGTGAAAGTGGAAAAAGATGGTGCAGTTAAACTGCAACAAGAACAAATGAAAGCAGAAGAAGCGCTGAAAAAATCGCAACCTAAAAAATAAATTTGAATAACTAAAAAAACAGCCATTTATTTTCTGAAATGATGCAGAATAAATGGCTGTTTTGTTTTTCAGGCTGCCCAAAATGAGTTTTGTAAAAGTTTTACAAACTTATTAATTATAGTGGATTCAATTTAAATCAGGACAAGGCGACAGCGACCGCCGTGTACACCTAGTACATAAGGGAGCTGGCAACGCTGTACTGGTTTAAATTGAATTCACTATACGTCTACCCCATGTTTATCTAAAAAACATTTATAATGACGTCATACTTCAATCCATAGAAAGTCCATAATGTCTCTCTCAATCGTGCAAAAGCTTGCCACACAAACACTTGCAGCCGTGGATAGCGGCAAAAATCTATCTGATGAATTGGCGAACATCATCAGCCAACATCCTGATTTAAGCTTGCAAGACAAAGGTATGTTGCAAGATTTGGCGTATGGTTGCCAACGTTATTTAGGCAGCCTGAAATATATGCTTGGCAAATTATTAAACAAACCGATTGATAATCAAGCATTGGAATATCATCTTTTAGTTGCCATGTACCAATTAAACCACACGCGCAATGCGCCGCACGCGGTGGTGAATGAAGCAGTGGAACACATCGGCAAAATTGGACGTGGACAATATCGTTCGTTTGCCAATGCCATTTTGCGCCGCTTTCAACGTGAACGCGAAAGTTTGAATAAAGCGTGTAAATTTGACGATGTTGCCAAATATAATATGCCCGTTTGGTTGAATAAAGTTTTTCAAAATCAATATCCTAAATATTGGCATAATATGGCAACTGCCTTTCAATCGCACCCACCACTCACATTACGGGTTAATCGCCGCCACATGGATGCAGCGCAATATTTACAATTATTACAAGAACAAGATATTGCAGCCAAAGCATTAGACGATTATGCTATTCGCATTAATACCCCCATTCCCGTGAGCCAATTACCCAAATTTACCGAAGGTGTGGTTTCCGTTCAAGATTTTGGCGCACAGCAAGCCGCCTATTTGCTCAATCCCCAAAATGGCGAACGTATTTTAGATGCCTGCGCCGCACCGGGTGGCAAAACAGGGCATATTTTAGAGCTGGCAGATTGCAGCGTAACTGCCTTGGATATTGATGCCAATCGTTTAGCCTATGTTCGTGAAAACTTGGATAGATTGCGTTTTCAGGCTGCCTTAAAATGCGCGCCCGCACAAGATTTAGCAGCATGGTATGATGATTGCTTATTTGATGCAATCTTGGCAGATGTACCATGTACCGCATCTGGCACCATCAAACGCAATCCCGATATTAAATGGTTGCGCCGTCCAAGTGATGCACTCAAAACCGCACGTCAGCAAGAACCTATGTTGGACGCCTTGTGGACAACGCTTAAATCAGGCGGACGAATGTTACTTGCAACCTGTTCACTATTTGAAGAAGAAAACCAACAGCAATGTCAAAAATTCCTGCAACGTCATGCAGATGCCACATTGCGTCAAGAAAAAGTGATTTTGCCCAATGAAAAACAAGATGGCTTTTATTACGCGCTTATTGATAAAAAATAAGAGCTTATCTATTTTCAGGCTGCCTTTTAATCCATTAGGCAGCCTGAAAACAAAATATACACAAAAACAGCCTAAAAAAATGCTTTCAGGCTGCCTTTTGACACGTTTAAGCCTTATTTTGACCAGCGCCATTTTATTATTATCAGCACCACTTGCCACCGCAGAAAGTATTAGCCACAGCCGTTATCAAGGAAAAATTTTAGCCAACGGACAGTTAGGCATCAGCAGCCGTTTCAAAACCGAATTGCCCGAACAACTACAAAGTGCCTTAAAACAAGGTGTGCCACTGGATTTTGCCTTATCATATCGTTTAGAAAGCCCTACGATTGCATCTTACCGTTTCAAAATCAAACAATTAACAGGTTCAGAAAATGTCGTGAACTACCGCTTATCTTATCACCCATTAACTGGGCGATATCGTGTTTCCGTTGGTACTTTTTCTTCCGAATACAATAGTTTAGAAGTTGCGTTAAAAGCTGTTGGCGCGATTGCCAACTGGCAAGTGCTGAAAAAAGGCACATTACAAAATGTACCAAGTGATAAAGTTAAAGCCCAAATTCGCCTGAATTTAACCACTTCAAAATTACCGAAACCTTTCCAAATTAACGTATTAACCTCTAATCACTGGGATTTGGATTCAGGCTGGCGAGATTTAAATATTTCATACTAATTTTCAGGCTGCCTTATTTGTTCCCATAACTTTTTCCTTATTTTCAGGCTACCTTTATTTGCTACAACATCAATAAGGCAGCCTGGAAACCTTATAACTATGAAACGTTTTCTGTTTATTTGCGGTGCACTCGCCTTTATTGCACTCTACGCCATTACGCTGACTACCGACAGCAATAGTCCACTTGCACCTTATTTTTGGCACATCGCTATTGCATCTGGCATCATTGCAATAGCTATGGCTTTGGTAACTTTGTACTATATTATCAATGTGATACGAGATAAGCGTAATCATGTATTTGGCTCACAAATTGCCCACCGCTTATCACTCATGTTTACTCTTGTTGCTGTATTACCCGCATTATTTCTGTTTGGCGTATCCGCACAATTTATTTCACACAGTATTGACTCATGGTTTGGCAATGACACACAACAAGCCCTTGAACGCAGCCTGAAACTCAGCAAATCCGCACTAGAAACCGCTGCTGATGCTACTGTAAAACAAACTGAACCCATTCGTGCCGATATTGCCACCGCTTTGGCACAACAATATGCAGCCGATGATGCCTTGCAAACCAATCATGCCAAAAATTTTAGTCATTTGGCTTTATGGCAATCAGGCAGCCTGAAACCCGTTGCCGAACGCAATCCACAACAATTACGCCAACCTGATTTAGATGCGGATTTGGTCAAAAAAATCATCAAAGAGAAAATTGTCCGCAGCAATGAAAGTCTCAATGATGTACTGTACACAAGCGGTTGGATTTCCTTGCCAAGATACAATGGTAAACACTATGTATTATTTTTCAGGCAGCCTGTACCAGAGGAAATCGCCAACGACGTTGTCTTGATTGAATCCGCACGCGCTAAATACGCTGAATTAATGTACGCGCAAAAAGGTTTGCAAAAATTTTTCCTGATTACTTTGATGATTGCCACCATTTTGGCAATTTTGCTGGCACTATCAGCCGCACTCAGTTTTGCACGTCGATTTGTTGAACCCATTTTGGCTTTGGCAGATGGTGCACGTCATGTTGCCCAAAACGATTTCAGTCATCGTATTCCAGAAAGCAATAAAGATGAACTCGGACGATTATCTGGTTTATTCAACCACATGACCGAACAACTAGCGATTGCCAAAATGGCTGATGAAAAACATCGTTTGGCACAAGATGCTGCCCGTCATTATTTAGAACGCGTACTCGCCAGTTTAAGCGCAGGCGTGATTACATTAGACGCCAAAGGCAGCCTGAAAACCTATAATACCAGCGCAGAAAATATGTTGGATATTCGTTTGGGTAAACACATTGGTTTACATCATCGCAATTGGGCAAAATTATCACCACAACATGCAGCTGCTGCCGAACTGTTAGAACAATTATGTACTACCGAAAATACGGGAGAAACCATAGAAGTAGCCTATATTGCACAAGATGAAAGCCGAATTTTGTTAGGTAAAGCTGTGCGTTTGCCTTCCGAAAATGGTAATGGTTTGGTGCTGGTTTTTGACAATATCACCACTTTGGTTCGCGCACAAAAAGAAGCTGCTTGGGGTGAGGTTGCGAAACGGTTGGCGCACGAAATTCGTAATCCATTGACACCCATTCAGCTTTCAGCGGAAAGATTGGCATGGAAATTGCATGGTAAACTTTCTGTGTCAGATGAACAAATTTTGACCAAATCCACCGACACGATTGTGAAACAAGTTGCCGCACTTAAAGAAATGGTGGAAGCTTTTCGCAATTATGCTCGTGCCCCAAGCTTGAAACTTATTGAGGTGGATTTAAAAACCATTATAGAAGAAGTGCTTATATTATATGAAACAAGCCCGTGTACTTTTCGCGCAGATTTAGGTAATATGCCACTGTTGCTAAAAGCAGACACTACCGCTTTACGTCAAGTTCTCCATAATTTATTTAAAAATGCTGCGGAAGCTGCTATTGGCGATCCGAAGCAGCCTGAAATCCATGTTAGTGTACAAAAAGAAAATGACACTATTTGTTTAATTGTCGCTAATAATGGTAAAAGTTTCAGTCCACAAATGCTGCAAACTGCATTTGAACCTTATATAACGGACAAGCCTTCAGGTACAGGTTTAGGTTTAGCCGTAGTCAAAAAAATTGTTGAAGAACATGGTGGACGAATCACACTTGCCAACCAAGAAAATGGTGGCGCGCGTGTGGTAGTGTACTTTCCATCAATCCAATAAACATAAATTAAACAAACACATTATGCGAAGCACCGATATTTTAATTGTTGATGATGAACTTGGCATCCGCGAAGTATTACAAGAAACATTGGAAGACGAGGGTTATACTGTTGCTCTTGCTTGCAATGCAGCAGAAGCACGTACTATGCGCAATAAAAATCGTCCTGCCATGGTGCTTTTAGACATTTGGATGCCTGATAGTGATGGGATTACTTTGCTCAAAGAATGGGCAAAAAATGGACAATTAACCATGCCTGTTGTCATGATGAGTGGGCATGGTAGTATCGATACAGCTATAGAAGCTACTAAAATTGGTGCGTTGGATTTTTTGGAAAAACCCATTCCATTGCAGAAACTATTAAGTACCGTAGAACGTGCTTTAAAATATGGTGAGACATTGGTAGAGGCATCTTTGGCTATGGATAATTTGGGTAATAGCCCAGTAGTCAAAGAGTTAAATAAACAAATTGAGCACGCCATGCAACAAAACAGTTCTATTTTATTGATGGGCGAAGCGGGTTCTCCTTTTG
This genomic interval carries:
- a CDS encoding DUF3817 domain-containing protein — its product is MKILRMVGFAEGVSFLLLTCVAMPMKYMFNNGALVPYVGMAHGVLFLAFVVVLLMTCHRKNWSIMWFLVGLFAAVLPFGTFVFDWKIRQLEQN
- the guaA gene encoding glutamine-hydrolyzing GMP synthase; this encodes MQQDKILILDFGSQVTQLIARRVREAHVYCELHPYDMPIDEIKAFNPKGIILSGSPQSVYDDANYHADTALFELDVPVLGICYGMQFMAHHLGGSVEAGNQREFGYAQVKTIDCELTRGIFDNQPNHLDVWMSHGDKVVKLPDGFVVIGDTPSCPIAMMEHAEKQFYGIQFHPEVTHTKQGKALINRFVLEICGATPSWTMPNYIDEAIAKIRAQVGSDEVILGLSGGVDSSVAAALIHRAIGDQLTCVFVDHGLLRLNEAENVMNMFARNLGVKVIHVDASEQFMAKLAGVTDPERKRKIIGAEFIEVFDAEEKKLTNAKWLAQGTIYPDVIESAGAKTNKAHAIKSHHNVGGLPENMKLQLLEPLRDLFKDEVRELGVALGLPREMVYRHPFPGPGLGVRILGEVKREYADLLRQADDIFIQELRNTFNDKGESWYDLTSQAFAVFLPVKSVGVMGDGRTYDYVVALRAVVTSDFMTAHWAELPYSLLGKVSNRIINEIKGINRVVYDVSGKPPATIEWE
- a CDS encoding SIMPL domain-containing protein (The SIMPL domain is named for its presence in mouse protein SIMPL (signalling molecule that associates with mouse pelle-like kinase). Bacterial member BP26, from Brucella, was shown to assemble into a channel-like structure, while YggE from E. coli has been associated with resistance to oxidative stress.) gives rise to the protein MMKKIGIAMLLMGVFTTPVAAEELHYNVLSFRESASFSVDNDTMNIVLRVMETGKSRVEVSNRVSRRVNAVLARARSNKTFEVESGNRSVYPEYNDKRVITSWTDTAEIRVKSTDFDALSKLAADSQNDAMLDNVYFSVSPKKHEDAVNQASEQALQAFRLRAQNMSRSLGFSAYKIVRVDLNQSFENSESVMMAAPMTASMRNMSAKYQATDVMQTSAGKREIRQTVNATVQMY
- the dksA gene encoding RNA polymerase-binding protein DksA → MAKLTEQDIIAWNGPESDYMNEDHMAFFRELLVKQQDELINRADETTSHMQEHEAAPDPTDRASQEEEYALELRTRDRERKLLAKIQASLRDIDEGEYGFCRDTGEPIGLRRLLARPTATLSVEAQERREQMKKQFAD
- the hpnC gene encoding squalene synthase HpnC; its protein translation is MTAPNHYENFPVGSIILPRKLRRPIHAIYAFARTADDIADEGNATIAQRQQQLNELKTELDRIAQGRLPETELMQQLYERAITPHQIPLQPFYDLLSAFHQDTGKTRYQNFGELVDYARRSANPVGRLMLHLYGEHHPQSIAQSDGICTALQLINFWQDIAIDWQKNRVYLPQDDMQKFNVSETDIAANKITPQLRKLIAYECNKARKMLHAGAPLGKTLKGRLGFELRMIILGGDCILQKMAENHYDVFLQRPALDKRDWLILIKRAFLKK
- a CDS encoding FKBP-type peptidyl-prolyl cis-trans isomerase, which gives rise to MKKQFVLTVLATSLFLAACNQQMSGTPTSASGAAAASVPVGLETESKQLGYMLGYEFAQSMQLDTLKKNGIEVDSKALIEALNEQMDGKPSRVSPEQADIVMKSIREKVMAVAAKQASEAIVAGEKFLAENKTKEGVKTTDSGLQYKVNKEGNGAQAALGDLVSVEYEGRLTDGTVFDSTQEHGGTPFAVPLIEGTVIKGWTEGLQLMKEGGEYTVYVPAALAYGAQSPSPKIPANSVLVFDMKIVKVEKDGAVKLQQEQMKAEEALKKSQPKK
- the rsmB gene encoding 16S rRNA (cytosine(967)-C(5))-methyltransferase RsmB, giving the protein MSLSIVQKLATQTLAAVDSGKNLSDELANIISQHPDLSLQDKGMLQDLAYGCQRYLGSLKYMLGKLLNKPIDNQALEYHLLVAMYQLNHTRNAPHAVVNEAVEHIGKIGRGQYRSFANAILRRFQRERESLNKACKFDDVAKYNMPVWLNKVFQNQYPKYWHNMATAFQSHPPLTLRVNRRHMDAAQYLQLLQEQDIAAKALDDYAIRINTPIPVSQLPKFTEGVVSVQDFGAQQAAYLLNPQNGERILDACAAPGGKTGHILELADCSVTALDIDANRLAYVRENLDRLRFQAALKCAPAQDLAAWYDDCLFDAILADVPCTASGTIKRNPDIKWLRRPSDALKTARQQEPMLDALWTTLKSGGRMLLATCSLFEEENQQQCQKFLQRHADATLRQEKVILPNEKQDGFYYALIDKK
- a CDS encoding DUF4390 domain-containing protein, which translates into the protein MAFITRLLIKNKSLSIFRLPFNPLGSLKTKYTQKQPKKMLSGCLLTRLSLILTSAILLLSAPLATAESISHSRYQGKILANGQLGISSRFKTELPEQLQSALKQGVPLDFALSYRLESPTIASYRFKIKQLTGSENVVNYRLSYHPLTGRYRVSVGTFSSEYNSLEVALKAVGAIANWQVLKKGTLQNVPSDKVKAQIRLNLTTSKLPKPFQINVLTSNHWDLDSGWRDLNISY
- a CDS encoding sensor histidine kinase — translated: MKRFLFICGALAFIALYAITLTTDSNSPLAPYFWHIAIASGIIAIAMALVTLYYIINVIRDKRNHVFGSQIAHRLSLMFTLVAVLPALFLFGVSAQFISHSIDSWFGNDTQQALERSLKLSKSALETAADATVKQTEPIRADIATALAQQYAADDALQTNHAKNFSHLALWQSGSLKPVAERNPQQLRQPDLDADLVKKIIKEKIVRSNESLNDVLYTSGWISLPRYNGKHYVLFFRQPVPEEIANDVVLIESARAKYAELMYAQKGLQKFFLITLMIATILAILLALSAALSFARRFVEPILALADGARHVAQNDFSHRIPESNKDELGRLSGLFNHMTEQLAIAKMADEKHRLAQDAARHYLERVLASLSAGVITLDAKGSLKTYNTSAENMLDIRLGKHIGLHHRNWAKLSPQHAAAAELLEQLCTTENTGETIEVAYIAQDESRILLGKAVRLPSENGNGLVLVFDNITTLVRAQKEAAWGEVAKRLAHEIRNPLTPIQLSAERLAWKLHGKLSVSDEQILTKSTDTIVKQVAALKEMVEAFRNYARAPSLKLIEVDLKTIIEEVLILYETSPCTFRADLGNMPLLLKADTTALRQVLHNLFKNAAEAAIGDPKQPEIHVSVQKENDTICLIVANNGKSFSPQMLQTAFEPYITDKPSGTGLGLAVVKKIVEEHGGRITLANQENGGARVVVYFPSIQ